In the genome of Vallicoccus soli, the window TGAGCAGGACCAGCGTGCCCTCGAGGCGGCCGAGGGAGGCCCAGTCGAGGTCGTCGTGCCCGGTGGCCACGGTCACCTGCCGCGCGAGCCCGCGGTGGGTGACCGGGATGCCGGCCGCCGCGGGGACGGCGACCGCGCTCGTGACGCCGGGCACGACCTCCACGTCCACCCCCGCGGCGATGCACGCCAGCGCCTCCTCGCCGCCGCGGCCGAGCACGAAGGGGTCGCCGCCCTTGAGGCGCACGACCCGCCGCCCGGCCAGGGCGTGCTCGACGAGGACCTCGTTGATGCGGTCCTGCGGCACGGGGTGGTGGTCGGGCACCTTGCCGACGTCCACGACGAGGACGTCCTCGTCGAGCTCGTCGAGCAGCGCGCGGGGGGCGAGCCGGTCCACGACCACGACGTCCGCCTCGGCGAGCAGGCGCCGTCCGCGCGTCGTGATGAGGCCGGGGTCGCCCGGGCCGCCGCCCACGAGGGCCACCCGGCCGCGGGCCGCCGGCCGGTGCCGGCGCAGCGGGAGCGCCCCGGTGTCCAGGCCCGTGGCGACGGCGTCGCGCAGGCGCCGGGCCCGCCGCGGGTCGCCGCCCGCGGTGACCGCGACCTGCACGTCACCCGCACGGGCCACGGCGGGGGTCCAGGCGGCGCTCACGGCCGCGTCGTCGGCCCGTACGCACCACACCCGCCGCCGCTCCGCCTCGTCGGCCACCGCGGCGTCGACCGGCGGGTCGCCGGTCGCGGTCTGCACCAGCCAGGCGCCGTCGACGTCGCCCTCGGCGTACGGGCGGGGCTCCCACGCGACGTCGCCGGCGTCGGCGAGCGCGGCGAGGCCCCCGCACAGCTCCGGGGCGACCACCCGCACGTCGGCCCCGGCCTCGAGCAGCCCGCGCGCGCGGCGCAGGGCCACCGGCCCGCCGCCGACGACGAGCGCGGGGCGCCCGCGCAGGTCGACGGCCAGGTGGTAGCGCTCGCTCACCCGCCCAGTGTCCCGCAGCGCGCCGCGGCGCCCGGTCGCGAGCGCCGGGGCCGGTCCGGCGGGGGCGTCAGGCGTGGATGCCGCACTCGGTCTTGCTGCGCCCGGCCCAGCGCCCGGCGCGCGGGTCCTCGCCGGGGGCGACGGCGCGGGTGCAGGTCTCGCAGCCGATCGAGGGGTAGCCCATCTGCGTCAGCGGGTTGACGAGCAGGTCGAACCAGTCGATGTAGCGGTCGACGTCGAACTGCGTCCACGCGACCAGCGGGTTGACCTTGATCTTGCCGCGCCGCTCGTCCCACTCGACGAGGCGCGCGTCGCGGCGGGTCGCCGACTCCTCGCGCCGCACGCCGGTGACCCAGACGTCGTAGTCCTGCATGGCGCGCTCGAGGGGGCCGACCTTGCGCATCGCGCAGCACAGGTCGGGGTCGGTGCGCCACAGCTCGCCGTAGCGCGCCTCGTGGGCGGCCCGGGTGAGCTCGGGCCGGACGGTGACGACGTTGACCGGCAGCGTCGCCTCGACGGCGTCGCGGGTGCCGAGGGTCTCGGCGAAGTGGTAGCCCGGGTCGACGAAGAGCACGTCCACGCCGGGCTTGACCCGCGACACGAGGTGCGGGAGCACGGCGTCGGTCATCGACGAGGTGACCGCGACGCGGCGCCCGAAGGTGCGCGCGACCCAGTCCAGGACGAGCAGCGGGTCGCGGCCCTCGAACTCCACGGCCGCGCGCTGGGCCAGGCGGCGCAGCTCCTCGCGGTCGCGCCGGCGCACGGGCAGGCCGAGGTCGACGGTCGCGGTCGGAGCGGCCCCCGTCGCGGGGCCCGCCTCGATCGTGCAGGTCATGCCGACACCTCGATCCCGACGAGCTTGAGCGTGAACACGCGGCGGCAGCTCCCGCAGCCCCAGGCGCCGTGCGACGCCTCGTGCGGGCGCAGGTCCTCCTCGCCGCAGAAGGGGCAGTAGAAGGGCACCGCGCGGGCGGTGCCGTCGCCTCCCGAGGACCCGGTCACGTCACATCACCTCAGGTCCTCATCGGCAGCCCGGCCCACCCACTGAGCGAACCGCTCGCCCTCGGTGCGCTGTTCCGCGAAGTGGCGCACGACACGCTCGACGTAGTCGGGCAGCTCGTCCGCCGCGATCTTGTGTCCGCGCAGCTTCTTGCCGAAACCGGCGTCGAGGCCGAGGCCGCCGCCCAGGTGCACCTGGAAGCCCTCCACCTGCGCGCCGCCCGGGCCGGGCACGAGCATGCCCTTGAGGCCGATGTCGGCGGTCTGGATGCGGGCGCAGGAGTTGGGGCAGCCGTTGACGTTGACCGTCAGCGGCACGTCGAAGCCGTCGAGGCGCTTCTCGAGCTCGTCGACGGCCCACGCCGCGCGCGCCTTGGTCTCGACGATCGCGAGCTTGCAGAACTCGATCCCGGTGCAGGCCATCGTGCCGCGGCGGAAGCGGCTGGGACGGGCCTGCAGGCCGAGCGCGTCGAGCGCCTCGACGAGGGACTCCACCCGGTCCTCGGGGACGTCGAGGACGAGCAGCTTCTGCTGCACCGTCGTGCGCACCCGGTCCGAGCCGTGCGCCTCCACGACGTCGGCGAGGCGGGCCAGCACCTCGCCGCTGACCCGGCCCACCGTGGGGGCCACGCCGACGTACGAGCGGCCGTCGCGCTGGCGGTGCACGCCCATGTGGTCGACCGGGTCGAGCGCGGGCGGCGCGGGGCCGTCGGTCAGCGCGCGGCCGAGGTACTCCTGCTCGAGGACCTCGCGGAAGCGCTCGGCGCCCCAGTCGCTCACGAGGAACTTCAGCCGGGCGCGGTTGCGCAGCCGGCGGTAGCCGTAGTCGCGGAAGATGCCGACGACCCCGGCCCAGACCTCGGGCACGTCCTCGATCGGCACCCAGGCGCCGAGGCGCTGGGCGAGCATGGGGTTGGTGGAGAGCCCGCCGCCGACCCAGACGTCGAAGCCCGGGCCGTGCTCGGGGTGGACCACGCCGACGAACGACACGTCGTTGATCTCGTGGGCGACGTCCTGCAGGCCCGAGATCGCGGTCTTGAACTTGCGGGGCAGGTTCGAGAAGGCGGGGTCGCCGATGTAGCGCTCGGTGATGGCGTCGACGGCCGGGGTGCCGTCGAGCACCTCCTCCTCGCTGATCCCCGCCACGGGCGAGCCGAGCACGACGCGCGGGGTGTCGCCGCACGCCTCGGTGGTCGAGAGCCCCACCGCCTCCAGCGTCGCCCAGATCGCCGGGACGTCCTCGATCCGGATCCAGTGCAGCTGCACGTTCTGCCGGTCGGTGATGTCGGCGGTGCCGCGGGCGTACCTCGTGGACACCTCGGCGACGGCCCGCAGCTGCGCGACGGTGAGCTGCCCGCCGTCGATGCGCACCCGGAGCATGAAGTACTCGTCGTCGAGCTCGTGCGGCTCGAGGACGGCGGTCTTGCCGCCGTCGATGCCGGGCCGCCGCTGGGTGTAGAGCCCCCACCAGCGCATGCGCCCGCGCAGGTCGGCCGGGTCGATGCTGTCGAAGCCGCGGTGGGCGTACACGCCCTCGATGCGCGCCCGGACGTTGAGCCCGTCGTCGTCCTTCTTGAACTGCTCGTTGGCGTTGAGCGGCTCGCGGTGGCCGAGGGCCCACTGGCCGTTGCCCTTGCCGCCGGTCGGGCGGGAGGGTCGGGTGCGCTGCTCGACAGGCGCCACGTGGCGTCCTTCCTCACGGGGGCGCGCCACGGTCCGGGGGTGCCCGGGGGACGTGGACGCGCAGGGGGGTCTGCGGTCCGGGTGCGCGACGCTGCGCTCAGGCAGCCGGACAGACCGCGCTCGACACGTGGCAGTTGTCCACGTGGAGCCGCGCGACGAGGATGGTCGCGGCGCCGGTCATGCGGACCATGATGACCGTGGCGGGCGCCACCGGCAAACACGGTCCAGGATCCGGGACGGGGCGAGGGGCTCCCGTTACCGTGGGTGCGTGGCGACCGGGACCGCGAGCAGCGCGGGCGCAGCGTCCCGGCGGGGGTCCCGGGCGCGCGCCCGCTACCGCCTGCGCGACGCCCCGGCCGTGCTCTGGCGCCTCGTCGCCGGGACGACCGCCTGCGTCTTCCGGTACCGCGTCACGGGCCTGTCCGCCGAGGCCGGCTTCTTCGCGCTGCTGTCGCTGCCGCCGCTCGTCCTCGGGCTCGTGGGCAGCATCGGCTACCTCGGCGGGGTGATCGGCCGCGACGTCGTCGGCGACATCAAGGACCGCGTCGTGGAGGCCGCCGCGACGCTGCTCACCGAGCAGGGGGTCTCCGACGTCATCGTCCCCACGCTGGACCAGGTGCTCGACGGCGGGCGCATCGACCTGGTCTCCCTGGGCTTCCTGCTGGCGCTGTGGTCGGGCTCGCGCGCCCTCAACGTCTACGTCGACACGATCACGATCATGTACGGGCAGTCGGGCCGGCGCGGCATCGTGCGCACCCGCGCCCTGTCGTTCAGCCTCTACGTCCTCGCCCTCGGGGTCGGCTCGGTGGTCGTCCCGCTCGTGCTGCTCGGCCCGAGCCTGCTGGGCGACCTGCTGCCGCCGGCGGCGGACTGGCTCCTCGACCTGTACTGGCCGGTGGTCGTCGCCCTCTGCATCGCCGTCCTGACCTCGCTCTACCACGTCGCCGTGCCCGACCGGACGCCGTGGCGCCGGGACGTGCCCGGGGCGGTGCTGGCGATGGCGATCTGGGTGCTCGGCAGCTACGGGCTGCGCTGGGTCATCAGCGTGAGCGTCGACGGGACGTCGATCTACGGCCCGCTGTCCGCGCCGATCGTCGTGCTGCTCTGGCTCTACGTCCTCGCCATCGCGGTCCTCATCGGGGCCGCGCTCAACGCCACGGTCATGCAGCTGTGGCCGCTCCCGCAGGACGCGCCCGCGCTCGCGGCGCAGGAGGCCACGGCCGCGCTGCCGGCGCAGGAGGTGCACGTCGTGCGGCTGCCCGAGGCCGTCGGCGGGGCCGGCGTGGTCAGCGGGGCCGAGGGGGTCGACGGGGTCGAGGGGCCCGAGGGGACCCCGGGGGCCGTCGGGGTGGACCTGGTGGACCGGGAGGACCGGCGGACCGCGGCGGTGGTCGCGGAAAACCGCTCGCCCGCCGGCCGGGCCGCCCCCTAGCCTCGGGCCCGTCGCCGGGAGGGGCCCGGCCGCTCGGGAGGGGGTGCCAGCGATGGACGTCGTCGTCGCGCGCCCGCGTGCGCGCAGCCCCCGCCACCCCGCAGACCCGGGCGCCCGGCCGGCCTGACCCGGCCCGGGAGCCCCGCCCCGAGAGGCACTCCCGACGTGAGCGAGACGCTCCCCGGCTCCACCCCGCACGGCTCCACCCCGCCCGGCCCCACGCCGCCCGGCCCCACCCCGCCCGGCCCCGCCCCCGACGGGCCCGCGCCGCACGGCCCCGCCGCTGCGGTGCGGACCCCGACCCACCCCGACCCGTGCGCCCCCGACCCGCACGCTGCCGACCCGCCCGCGCCGCACCCGTCCGCGCCGCGCGGGGCCGGCGGCGGGCCGTCCCTCGCCGACCTCGGCTGGGGCCCCGACCTCGCCGCGGCCCTGCCGGCCGGGTCCGACCCCGCCCGGGTGGCGCGGGTGCACCGCGGCGCGGTCGTCGCCCTGACCGGCGCCGGCGGCGGTCCCGGCGGGCCCGGCCCGGCCGTGCACGCGGTGCTCGGGCCCGCGCTGCTGGCCGCGGCCGCGCGCGACCCGGAGGCCCTGCCCTGCGTGGGCGACTGGGTCGCCCTGGGCGCGCGGCCCGGGGGGGAGACGGTCGTCGAGGCCGTCCTGCCCCGGCGCACGGCGTTCGTCCGCGGCGCGGTCGCGCCCGGGACGTCCGCCCGCCAGGTGCTCGCGGCCGACGTCGACGTCGCCGTGGTCGTCGAGCCGCTGCTGCCCGAGCCCGACCTCGGGCGGGTCGAGCGGCTGCTGGCCCTCGCCTGGTCCAGCGGCGCCCGGCCGGTGGTCGTGCTCACCAAGGCCGACCTCGTCGGCGACGCGCAGGACCAGCGCGAGGACGTCGCCCGGGCCGCACCCGGGGCCGACGTGCACGTGGTCAGCTCGGTCGCGGGCGAGGGCGTCGACCTCGTACGGGCCCTCGTCGGCCCCGGCGAGACCCTCGCCCTGCTCGGCCCGTCCGGCGCCGGCAAGTCGACGCTGCTCAACGCGCTCGCCGGCAGCGAGGTCATGGCGACCCGCGCCCTGCGGGCCGACGGCAAGGGCCGGCACACCACCGTCCACCGGGAGCTGGTGGTGCTGCCGGGCGGCGGCATGGCGGTGGACACCCCGGGCCTGCGCAGCGTCGGCCTGGCCGGCGAGGGCGTGGACCGCGCCTTCGGCGACCTCGAGGAGCTCGCCGCCGGGTGCCGCTTCGGCGACTGCGGGCACGCCGGCGAGCCCGGGTGCGCGGTCCTGGCGGCCGTCGAGGACGGCGCGCTCCCCGCGCGGCGCCTGGAGAGCTGGCGGCGCCTGCAGCGCGAGGAGCGGTGGGCGGCCTCGCGGCACGACGCGCGCCTCCGGGCGGAGCAGCTGCGCCGGTGGAAGCAGGTCCACCGGGAGGTGCGCCGCTCGGGGC includes:
- the cobA gene encoding uroporphyrinogen-III C-methyltransferase, with product MSERYHLAVDLRGRPALVVGGGPVALRRARGLLEAGADVRVVAPELCGGLAALADAGDVAWEPRPYAEGDVDGAWLVQTATGDPPVDAAVADEAERRRVWCVRADDAAVSAAWTPAVARAGDVQVAVTAGGDPRRARRLRDAVATGLDTGALPLRRHRPAARGRVALVGGGPGDPGLITTRGRRLLAEADVVVVDRLAPRALLDELDEDVLVVDVGKVPDHHPVPQDRINEVLVEHALAGRRVVRLKGGDPFVLGRGGEEALACIAAGVDVEVVPGVTSAVAVPAAAGIPVTHRGLARQVTVATGHDDLDWASLGRLEGTLVLLMGVTHLARSARRLVEHGRDPRTPVAVVESGFSPAQRTTTATLATVGAVAAERGVRNPAVVVVGDVVGLAEGLAPGGSRGPDAG
- a CDS encoding phosphoadenylyl-sulfate reductase, which produces MTCTIEAGPATGAAPTATVDLGLPVRRRDREELRRLAQRAAVEFEGRDPLLVLDWVARTFGRRVAVTSSMTDAVLPHLVSRVKPGVDVLFVDPGYHFAETLGTRDAVEATLPVNVVTVRPELTRAAHEARYGELWRTDPDLCCAMRKVGPLERAMQDYDVWVTGVRREESATRRDARLVEWDERRGKIKVNPLVAWTQFDVDRYIDWFDLLVNPLTQMGYPSIGCETCTRAVAPGEDPRAGRWAGRSKTECGIHA
- a CDS encoding nitrite/sulfite reductase codes for the protein MAPVEQRTRPSRPTGGKGNGQWALGHREPLNANEQFKKDDDGLNVRARIEGVYAHRGFDSIDPADLRGRMRWWGLYTQRRPGIDGGKTAVLEPHELDDEYFMLRVRIDGGQLTVAQLRAVAEVSTRYARGTADITDRQNVQLHWIRIEDVPAIWATLEAVGLSTTEACGDTPRVVLGSPVAGISEEEVLDGTPAVDAITERYIGDPAFSNLPRKFKTAISGLQDVAHEINDVSFVGVVHPEHGPGFDVWVGGGLSTNPMLAQRLGAWVPIEDVPEVWAGVVGIFRDYGYRRLRNRARLKFLVSDWGAERFREVLEQEYLGRALTDGPAPPALDPVDHMGVHRQRDGRSYVGVAPTVGRVSGEVLARLADVVEAHGSDRVRTTVQQKLLVLDVPEDRVESLVEALDALGLQARPSRFRRGTMACTGIEFCKLAIVETKARAAWAVDELEKRLDGFDVPLTVNVNGCPNSCARIQTADIGLKGMLVPGPGGAQVEGFQVHLGGGLGLDAGFGKKLRGHKIAADELPDYVERVVRHFAEQRTEGERFAQWVGRAADEDLR
- a CDS encoding YihY/virulence factor BrkB family protein — protein: MATGTASSAGAASRRGSRARARYRLRDAPAVLWRLVAGTTACVFRYRVTGLSAEAGFFALLSLPPLVLGLVGSIGYLGGVIGRDVVGDIKDRVVEAAATLLTEQGVSDVIVPTLDQVLDGGRIDLVSLGFLLALWSGSRALNVYVDTITIMYGQSGRRGIVRTRALSFSLYVLALGVGSVVVPLVLLGPSLLGDLLPPAADWLLDLYWPVVVALCIAVLTSLYHVAVPDRTPWRRDVPGAVLAMAIWVLGSYGLRWVISVSVDGTSIYGPLSAPIVVLLWLYVLAIAVLIGAALNATVMQLWPLPQDAPALAAQEATAALPAQEVHVVRLPEAVGGAGVVSGAEGVDGVEGPEGTPGAVGVDLVDREDRRTAAVVAENRSPAGRAAP
- the rsgA gene encoding ribosome small subunit-dependent GTPase A, which codes for MPAGSDPARVARVHRGAVVALTGAGGGPGGPGPAVHAVLGPALLAAAARDPEALPCVGDWVALGARPGGETVVEAVLPRRTAFVRGAVAPGTSARQVLAADVDVAVVVEPLLPEPDLGRVERLLALAWSSGARPVVVLTKADLVGDAQDQREDVARAAPGADVHVVSSVAGEGVDLVRALVGPGETLALLGPSGAGKSTLLNALAGSEVMATRALRADGKGRHTTVHRELVVLPGGGMAVDTPGLRSVGLAGEGVDRAFGDLEELAAGCRFGDCGHAGEPGCAVLAAVEDGALPARRLESWRRLQREERWAASRHDARLRAEQLRRWKQVHREVRRSGRTRP